A genomic window from Lepisosteus oculatus isolate fLepOcu1 chromosome 27, fLepOcu1.hap2, whole genome shotgun sequence includes:
- the mex3a gene encoding RNA-binding protein MEX3A, producing the protein MPSLLVLAGIMEKNGGYGGALAGSGFGTEGLLLPPDEEEDDSRALRVALGQLSLLGLGEPEDGGGAPAAGVQAADRCSSGGSSSTTSHTGNGGGGGGDGGLLQPKNKLCVLYESCAEAKGRGCNITECVPVPSSEHVAEIVGRQGCKIKALRAKTNTYIKTPVRGEEPVFLITGRKEDVALARREIISAAEHFSMLRASRNKLGVSFSGSPPALPGQTTIQVRVPYRVVGLVVGPKGSTIKRIQQQTCTYIVTPSRDRDPVFEITGSPGNAERAREEIEAHIAFRTGGLHDLNNENDCLAGEGGALETRLQEVWGLQAHRKPLCSSYRQNSSLLDPLPGGGGFGKPDFPGDKPSSYFGSDGTPCWGDPDYPKPAAFYAQQRSKSFGGLPLPLARLSPGLQEPGAPAPAHAQARRAHSEPISASAVFPSRLALPDSPPASRDCMTCFESKVTAALVPCGHNLFCMECAIRICELAHPECPVCHTLVTQAIRIFS; encoded by the exons ATGCCTAGCCTGCTGGTTCTAGCAGGGATCATGGAAAAGAATGGGGGCTACGGCGGGGCTCTAGCCGGCTCCGGCTTCGGAACCGAGGGGCTGCTGCTGCCCCCCGACGAGGAGGAGGACGACTCCCGCGCCCTGCGGGTCGCCCTGGGGCAGCTGTCGCTGCTGGGGCTCGGGGAGCCGGAGGACGGCGGGGGCGCTCCCGCGGCGGGCGTCCAGGCGGCGGACCGGTGCAGCAGCGGCGGCAGCAGCAGCACCACCAGCCACACGGGCaacggcggcggcggcggcggggacGGAGGTCTCCTGCAGCCCAAGAACAAGTTGTGCGTCCTGTACGAGAGCTGCGCCGAGGCGAAAGGACGCGGCTGCAACATCACGGAGTGCGTGCCCGTCCCCAGCTCCGAGCATGTGGCCGAGATAGTGGGCAGACAAG GCTGCAAGATCAAAGCCCTGCGCGCCAAGACCAACACCTACATCAAGACGCcggtgcggggcgaggagcccGTGTTCCTGATCACGGGCCGCAAGGAGGACGTGGCGCTGGCCCGGCGGGAGATCATCTCGGCGGCGGAGCACTTCTCCATGCTGAGGGCGTCCCGGAACAAGCTGGGCGTGTCCTTCAGCGGCTCCCCGCCCGCCCTGCCCGGCCAGACCACCATCCAGGTGCGGGTGCCCTACCGGGTGGTGGGGCTGGTGGTGGGGCCCAAGGGCTCCACCATCAAGCGCATCCAGCAGCAGACCTGCACCTACATCGTCACGCCCAGCCGGGACAGGGACCCCGTCTTCGAGATCACGGGCTCGCCGGGCAACGCGGAGCGGGCGCGGGAGGAGATCGAGGCCCACATCGCCTTCCGCACGGGCGGGCTGCACGACCTCAACAACGAGAACGACTGCCTGGCGGGCGAGGGCGGCGCGCTGGAGACGCGGCTGCAGGAGGTCTGGGGGCTGCAGGCCCACCGCAAGCCCCTGTGCAGCAGCTACCGGCAGAACAGCAGCCTCCTGGACCCCCTTCCGGGGGGCGGGGGGTTCGGCAAGCCCGACTTCCCCGGCGACAAGCCCTCCTCCTACTTCGGCTCGGACGGGACCCCCTGCTGGGGGGACCCCGATTACCCCAAGCCGGCCGCCTTCTACGCCCAGCAGCGCTCCAAGAGCTTCGGGGGGCTGCCGCTGCCCCTGGCCAGACTGTCCCCGGGGCTGCAGGAGCCCGGCGCCCCCGCGCCCGCCCACGCCCAGGCCCGGCGGGCCCACAGCGAGCCCATCTCCGCCAGCGCCGTCTTCCCCTCCCGCCTGGCCCTGCCCGACTCGCCGCCCGCCAGCCGGGACTGCATGACCTGCTTCGAGAGCAAAGTGACAGCCGCCCTGGTGCCCTGCGGGCACAACCTCTTCTGCATGGAGTGCGCCATCCGGATCTGCGAGCTGGCACACCCCGAGTGCCCGGTCTGCCACACCCTGGTCACACAGGCCATCCGAATATTTTcctaa